The genomic segment AAATTCTGCTGGCTGTATTTGTCTTGTAGATCCCCGGCAGCTGTGTCGCTTTTTTAATCAGGTCGAGATCCGAGGCATTGACCGTCCGGACCGGGACAAGACTGTCCGCCTTGACCCACGATTGCTTCAATGCGCTGTCTATTTGTTCCCGGGGAACGCCGAGCAGCTTGCTTAGCTGATTCAGCGTTTTCTCTCTGTCCGCACCTGTCGGGAGCTGCCCCGGGACGATATCGATCCGTGCGGCGTTCCCGTTCATGGCCAGCGGTCTGCCATTCCGGTCGGCAATTTCACCGCGCTTTGCCGGTGAGGTATGAACACGCACCTTATCGTCACCGGTCATCCCGGGAAGAATCAGGGAAGGCGTCCAGTTCAGATACCAGTTTTCCTTGTCATTCCGTGACTCCTGCGTCATCGATGCCTTCTGACTGAAACGGACCGGACCGGCGACCGTCTCCAGCGTTGCCGTAAAAGGAACTGACTTTTTTTCTTTATCATCCGATTTTCTGATCGTGACGTTCAGTTTTCCGGCTTCGATCCCACTGTATATTCGTTCATAACGATCAACAAATGCACTTTTACTGACGGATTTCTGTGATTTACTGGAAAGAAACTGGTACATTGTTGAAAAGTCCTGTTTCTGCCAGGCCTTGGTGAAACTCTTAAATCTGTCCTGGGCCGTCGGCTGATTCCCGCCACAACCGGAAAGCAGAAGCAATGAGGAAAACAGCAGGACGGCAAGGACAGTATATCTTCGAAACATAGTGAGACACCTCCGTAGATTCTCAGGTGATAAAGAAACGTCGTATTTATTCACACAAAAGAGACATGCGTCTTTTTCTATTATACGTGATACATGATTGCAGGCAAAATCAAGAGACATGCAGGCAATTTTTTCACAACGTTCAAGGACCTGTTTTCATCACGCCGTCTTCTGCATGGAAAATAAGATTTTCTGCCGACAGAACGGCCGTGAAATGATAGTATGTAAGTATTGAGATGGAGGCGCGACAATCAACATGGAACTGGTGATCCTTGAAACAAGTGATATACACGGCAGCATTTATCCGGTCAATTATGCAGATAACACTCGCCGGGAAGCAGGACTGGGGAAAATCGCAACACGTGTGCGAAAAGAAAGGACAGAGCATGAGCATGTGCTGCTGGTTGATAACGGCGATCTGATTCAGGGGACGCCACTGGTTTATTATTATGCCCGTTTTGACGGAAAGCACGTGAATCCGATGGTGATTCTTGAAAATCAGATGGCCTATGACTGTGCTGTTGTCGGGAATCATGAATTCAATTTTGGGAAAAAAGTTCTGGCTGAAGCTGTCCGTCATTCGGCCTTTCCCTGGCTTGCAGCAAACATGCTCAGGACAGATACAAAAGAGCCTTATTTCGGGAAACCGTATATCATCAGGACTTTTCAGAATGGATGTAAAGTGGCCGTTCTTGGACTGATCACCCAGTACATCCCCAACTGGGAGAAACCGGAAAATATCACCGGCATGACTTTTACTGATCCGGTGGAGGCGGCAAAGAAATGGGTGCCCTGGTTGCGCCGGGAGAAAAAGGCAGATCTTGTCGTTGTCTCCTATCACGGTGGATTCGAGCGGGATCCGGCGTCCGGTGAAGAGACGGAAGCACTGACCGGGGAAAACCAGGGTTATCAGCTGTGCATGGAAGTGCCCGGTATTGATGTGCTTTTGACCGGTCACCAGCACCGGAAAATCAGCGGGGCTGAAGTGAATGGTGTAACGATTGTCCAGCCCGGCTGCAACGGAACTTTTTTAGGAAAAGTAACCGTTGATCTGGAAAAAAGAGATGACGGCTGGCAAGTCACCGGGAAAAGGTCGGAACTGCTGCCGGTCACCGGTGTCCCGGAAGACAAAGAACTGTTGAAACAGACAGATCCCTTTGAAAAAGCCACACAAACCTGGCTTGACCGTCCGCTCGGCCGGATTGAAGGGGACATGCTTGTTCGCGATCCGATGGACGTGCGGACACATGATCATCCATTAATTGAATTCATTAATAAACTGCAAATGAAGGCTTCGGGTGCTGATATTTCATCGACCGCGCTGTTTCGTAATGATTCGCCCGGTCTCCCGCGCGATGTGTCCATGCGTGATATTTGCGCCAACTACATTTATCCGAACACACTGAAAGTGATCCGGATCAGCGGACGCGATATGCGGGAGGCGCTTGAGAAGTCGGCTTCCTATTTTAAAAGGTATCAGGGTAACGGGCCGATTGAAGTCAGCGAAGGCTTTACTACTCCGAAACCGCAGCATTACAATTATGATATGTGGGAAGGTATCGATTACGTGATCGATATCTCAAAGCCGGCCGGCAGTCGGGTCGTGAAACTGGATTACCATGGCGCACCGGTGCAGATGGACAGCCACTACAACGTCGTTATGAATAATTACCGGTCCGGCGGCGGTGGAGATTATTTCATGTTCCGGAACAAACCAGTGGTCAGGGATATCCCGATTGATGTGTCGGAACTGATGGCCAATGACATTATAGCCCGCAAAACCGTCCGGGCAACGGTGAATCATAACTGGAAATTAATCTACTGATCTTTTGAATTCAGGGAGGCATGGGAAGTTGAAACATATTCTGAATAATGACTGGGAAGCTCTTCTCGAGTCTGAATTTCATAAAGATTACTATCTGAAACTGAGGTCATTTCTGAAAAAAGAATACAGCACACGCACCATTTATCCGGATATGTATGATCTGTTTAACGCGCTGAAATATACCCCTTATGAGAAAGTAAAGGTGGTGATTCTCGGCCAGGATCCTTATCATGAACCGGGCCAGGCGCACGGGCTCAGTTTCTCTGTCAAGCCGGGTGTCCCTCAGCCACCGTCGCTCCGGAATATTTTCAAGGAATTGCATGATGATCTGGGCTGCCCGATTCCGCACCATGGCTGTCTGATTGAATGGGCGAGGCAGGGCGTCCTGCTGCTGAATACGGTACTTTCGGTCCGGCGGGGCGCGGCTAATTCACATAAAGGTATGGGGTGGGAGCAGTTTACTGATGCGGTTATCCGCGACCTGAACGAACGCGAGAAACCCATTGTGTTCATACTTTGGGGACGCAACGCCCAGGCGAAGCAGGAGCTGATTACCAATGAACGCCATTTCATCATCAAATCTTCGCACCCGAGCCCGTTTTCTGCACATTACGGTTTCTTCGGCAGCCGCCCGTTTTCACGGGCAAACAGGTACCTGGAGTCGGCGGGAGAAGAACCAATTAACTGGCAGATCTCCATGGATGAGCCGAGTGTGCCGCTGAAACGATAAGGCGCGAGGGAGTACATATGATCAGGCGGTACAATCCTGTCCGGATCAGGTTTTTTACTCCTTTCGCCTTTTTTTTAAAACATATGTTACTGCAGAGGGGCTTAAAGCAGCTGAGGGTGTTCTTTCTGACTGGAGAAGACGCGCCCGGAATCAATCGCAGGATGAAACAGAATAAAGGCACGGTTTGTCCTTTAGACGGACAATCGTGCCTTTTAGTCGTTCACAGAATGATTTCTAAGGCGGTTCATAAGAGATTCAGTATCTTCTGACGCCATTTGGTTCACACGATAGGCGCGCGGCGCAGAAGAACGGATCATCACCCGGAAATTACCGAGTCCGATTTGTCGCTGGAGAGGGGAACGCTTTCGTGAGAAGGTCTGCAGATGCCGGGTCAATGTAATGACCGTTGATTTCGATAAAAAGCGCCCGGTTAGGACGAACCGGTTATTCCTCAGCCGGCAGCCCCTGGAATAATAGCAGGAATAAATCCATCCGGCAATGGGCGGCAGGATCAGCCAGAGCCATTTACCCCATGAGAAGAACCAGGTGAGGATGCCGGCAGCAACGGTAAGAAACAGCAGTGGCCGGGCTGTCCCGTACAGTATACCCCGCAGAGGGATCCGCCTGACATCCATTTGACCCGCAAACCGGGGAATGATCTCTTCCAGAAAATCCGGCAGCTGTTTAATACATACGAACGGATAGACCAGTACCGAACCCTCATCACGGTTTTCCCCGTCGACACTGCCGCTTAATTCCGCGTAAACTGTACAATAGCCGAACAGTTGCTGGAGCAGCTGCTGCCTGATCCGGATCGCCTGCACCCGGTTGGTTTTATACGTTTCATCTTTTGTCTGGAGAATGCCCTTATGGATAAACCACTGACCACCTGTCACGGTCAGCCTGAAGCCACCCCAGCGTAGCATCGTCACAAAAAGAGAGATCAGCCAGAGCAGGAGAACGAGTGCAGCAACCAGAAACACGAGCAGAGTGATCGGCAGATGGCTGAAATAATCCACTGAGGATCCCCAGAACGAGTCCGGAATCACATCGTCGACCTGCGAGAACAGGGCGAGCAGGACCCCGATGATGCCGATATTGGAGGAGGTCAGTGCCGCCATCCACAGATCTTTTCCTGATAAGACAAAGCGTTTGATCGGTGCGGCCGGCTGTTCGGCCGGAACAGCTTCAAGGCTATCCTCTGCCGGCAGCTGCTCTTTACCATGGCCGATGGCTCTCTGGATCCGTCCGGCTTCCTTTTTTGTCAGAACGGAAAGGGTAATATCTCCCCTGCTCGCCGGATCTGCCGTGTCCAGTTTCAGCTGAACGAGCCCGAACAGGCGCAGCAGAATGTTCGTCCTGATCTGGACGGATTGGATACGATTGATGCGGATGTAGCGGTCGTTACGCACGAGAACGCCCGATTGCAGGTGAAAATGTTCATCTGTAATCTCATAAGTCAGGCGCAGCCATTTAAGGAAATCAAAGACAGCAAGAACGAGCGGAATCAGGAGGATATAGCCGAGATAATCAGAGAAATGGCGTAAACCGGCAATGAAGCCGAGTCCGGCGGGCAGGATGACATTGCGCAGGGTCGCGATAAATTCGGTGAGTACGGAGACGATAT from the Sporolactobacillus sp. Y61 genome contains:
- a CDS encoding bifunctional UDP-sugar hydrolase/5'-nucleotidase; translated protein: MELVILETSDIHGSIYPVNYADNTRREAGLGKIATRVRKERTEHEHVLLVDNGDLIQGTPLVYYYARFDGKHVNPMVILENQMAYDCAVVGNHEFNFGKKVLAEAVRHSAFPWLAANMLRTDTKEPYFGKPYIIRTFQNGCKVAVLGLITQYIPNWEKPENITGMTFTDPVEAAKKWVPWLRREKKADLVVVSYHGGFERDPASGEETEALTGENQGYQLCMEVPGIDVLLTGHQHRKISGAEVNGVTIVQPGCNGTFLGKVTVDLEKRDDGWQVTGKRSELLPVTGVPEDKELLKQTDPFEKATQTWLDRPLGRIEGDMLVRDPMDVRTHDHPLIEFINKLQMKASGADISSTALFRNDSPGLPRDVSMRDICANYIYPNTLKVIRISGRDMREALEKSASYFKRYQGNGPIEVSEGFTTPKPQHYNYDMWEGIDYVIDISKPAGSRVVKLDYHGAPVQMDSHYNVVMNNYRSGGGGDYFMFRNKPVVRDIPIDVSELMANDIIARKTVRATVNHNWKLIY
- a CDS encoding uracil-DNA glycosylase; the protein is MKHILNNDWEALLESEFHKDYYLKLRSFLKKEYSTRTIYPDMYDLFNALKYTPYEKVKVVILGQDPYHEPGQAHGLSFSVKPGVPQPPSLRNIFKELHDDLGCPIPHHGCLIEWARQGVLLLNTVLSVRRGAANSHKGMGWEQFTDAVIRDLNEREKPIVFILWGRNAQAKQELITNERHFIIKSSHPSPFSAHYGFFGSRPFSRANRYLESAGEEPINWQISMDEPSVPLKR
- a CDS encoding PH domain-containing protein — translated: MKSEKKHLHIVSVLTEFIATLRNVILPAGLGFIAGLRHFSDYLGYILLIPLVLAVFDFLKWLRLTYEITDEHFHLQSGVLVRNDRYIRINRIQSVQIRTNILLRLFGLVQLKLDTADPASRGDITLSVLTKKEAGRIQRAIGHGKEQLPAEDSLEAVPAEQPAAPIKRFVLSGKDLWMAALTSSNIGIIGVLLALFSQVDDVIPDSFWGSSVDYFSHLPITLLVFLVAALVLLLWLISLFVTMLRWGGFRLTVTGGQWFIHKGILQTKDETYKTNRVQAIRIRQQLLQQLFGYCTVYAELSGSVDGENRDEGSVLVYPFVCIKQLPDFLEEIIPRFAGQMDVRRIPLRGILYGTARPLLFLTVAAGILTWFFSWGKWLWLILPPIAGWIYSCYYSRGCRLRNNRFVLTGRFLSKSTVITLTRHLQTFSRKRSPLQRQIGLGNFRVMIRSSAPRAYRVNQMASEDTESLMNRLRNHSVND